One Sediminicola sp. YIK13 DNA segment encodes these proteins:
- a CDS encoding DUF4296 domain-containing protein, which produces MMRKAVLFIFCVFLVSCGEKVVEEPEQLISKEKMADILYDLAILTAAKNTSTDILVKNNIETMEYLYSKYDIDSVQFVDNNLYYASIPSEYVAIYKEVDSRLESVQKGMDEARRIKADSVRKARDKAKENRIKPTKELRSTVQDSL; this is translated from the coding sequence ATGATGAGAAAAGCGGTATTGTTTATTTTTTGCGTATTTCTGGTTTCTTGTGGCGAAAAGGTGGTCGAAGAACCAGAGCAATTGATCTCTAAGGAAAAAATGGCGGATATACTTTATGACCTTGCCATTCTTACAGCTGCGAAGAACACGAGTACGGATATTTTAGTCAAAAATAATATTGAGACCATGGAGTATCTTTATTCCAAATACGATATCGATAGCGTACAATTTGTGGATAACAACCTATACTATGCCTCAATCCCATCGGAATATGTTGCCATTTATAAAGAAGTGGATTCCCGACTGGAGTCTGTTCAGAAAGGAATGGACGAAGCACGAAGAATAAAAGCAGATAGTGTAAGGAAGGCTCGTGATAAAGCAAAAGAGAACAGAATAAAGCCAACCAAAGAGTTAAGGTCTACTGTGCAGGATTCTCTTTGA
- a CDS encoding NAD-dependent epimerase/dehydratase family protein translates to MVLVTGGTGLVGSHLLFKLVEQGVKVRAIHRAESDLSRVERIFSYYTAQSSELFEKIEWATADINNIPDLEKAFEGVTHVYHCAALISFDPKDYALLHKANVEGTANIVNLCIANTIEKLCYVSSIAAIGKSIGEKEATEENDWQQSNSSAYSITKTAAELEVWRGSQENVPVVIINPGIIIGPGFWESGSGQLFQRASKAPKYFPPGGSGFVTVSDVVAIMTTLMQSDIQNERFIVISKNLTYREILEKLTKAMKKAPPKKQIPIWVLEILWRLDWFWSLITNSKRQLTRASVFSLKNRTLYSNAKVSESLDYQFEPLEKAISFSTDIFIKENPAQ, encoded by the coding sequence ATGGTTTTAGTTACAGGAGGTACGGGCTTGGTGGGATCCCATCTGCTATTTAAATTAGTGGAGCAAGGTGTTAAGGTAAGAGCGATCCATCGTGCGGAAAGCGACCTTTCTAGAGTGGAAAGAATATTTTCATATTACACTGCGCAGTCCTCTGAATTGTTTGAAAAAATTGAGTGGGCCACCGCCGATATAAATAATATCCCCGACCTGGAAAAGGCTTTTGAAGGTGTAACCCATGTTTACCATTGCGCCGCATTAATTTCTTTTGACCCCAAGGATTATGCCCTATTGCATAAAGCAAATGTTGAAGGAACTGCAAATATTGTCAACCTATGTATCGCAAATACTATTGAAAAATTATGCTATGTCAGCTCCATAGCCGCCATCGGAAAAAGTATTGGAGAAAAGGAGGCTACTGAGGAGAACGACTGGCAACAATCGAACTCAAGTGCATATTCCATTACCAAAACAGCTGCTGAATTGGAAGTATGGAGAGGTTCTCAGGAAAATGTCCCTGTTGTGATCATTAATCCAGGGATTATCATAGGCCCCGGATTTTGGGAATCTGGAAGCGGTCAGTTATTTCAAAGGGCGAGCAAGGCACCAAAATATTTTCCTCCAGGTGGATCGGGTTTTGTAACGGTTTCCGACGTTGTTGCAATTATGACAACCTTGATGCAATCGGACATCCAAAACGAACGCTTTATTGTCATCTCCAAGAATTTGACCTATCGTGAAATCTTGGAAAAACTAACAAAGGCTATGAAAAAAGCGCCTCCAAAAAAACAGATCCCTATCTGGGTGCTGGAAATCCTATGGCGCTTGGATTGGTTTTGGTCTCTTATTACCAATTCCAAAAGGCAATTGACAAGAGCTTCTGTGTTTTCCTTAAAAAATAGGACATTGTATTCCAACGCCAAGGTAAGCGAGAGCTTGGATTATCAGTTTGAGCCTCTGGAAAAGGCAATTTCATTCTCGACCGATATTTTTATCAAAGAGAATCCTGCACAGTAG